A region of Streptomyces sp. NBC_01788 DNA encodes the following proteins:
- a CDS encoding serine hydrolase domain-containing protein produces the protein MHARATALTAASVALALVTAPIAAAPALAAPAPAEPAPAACRVLSGRDSPAAGRTPSGPDAEALRAAIAALPDADATAALVRVGGTGGTWHGSAGVHDLRGDRPADPDARFRAGSTTKVVTAAVVLRLAAQGRVDLDAPVQRYLPGLLTRDFQPIAVRQLLNHTSGIQAGDGFGDDFEEQYAHRFDTLTPRQVVASAAAKGPEFGPGCRQDYLNINYTILGLLIEKVTGHSYASEATRLVLRPAGMRDTYFPGTDPRIRGPHNHGYQAVRGADGTARLVDVTDWNQADRWAAGDMISTTADLERLLHSLFRGRIVPGPQLREMFTVPAGIEGATYSAGLQRFEYDGRVYWIKTGARYGYSAVLGATRDLSRTLVYSVNSTDAKGESMNPVAERIALAALR, from the coding sequence ATGCACGCACGCGCCACGGCCCTGACGGCCGCCTCCGTCGCCCTCGCCCTGGTCACCGCACCGATCGCCGCCGCACCGGCCCTGGCCGCACCCGCCCCCGCCGAACCCGCACCGGCTGCCTGCCGCGTCCTCTCCGGCCGGGACTCCCCCGCCGCCGGCCGCACCCCGTCCGGCCCGGACGCCGAAGCGCTGCGTGCCGCCATCGCCGCGCTGCCCGACGCGGACGCCACGGCCGCCCTGGTCCGCGTCGGCGGCACCGGCGGCACCTGGCACGGCAGTGCGGGCGTGCACGATCTGCGCGGCGACCGGCCGGCCGACCCGGACGCCCGGTTCCGGGCCGGTTCGACGACGAAGGTGGTGACGGCGGCAGTCGTACTGCGGCTCGCCGCACAGGGCCGGGTCGACCTGGACGCGCCGGTCCAGCGGTATCTTCCGGGCCTGCTCACCAGGGACTTCCAGCCCATCGCCGTACGGCAGCTACTCAACCACACCAGTGGCATCCAGGCCGGTGACGGCTTCGGGGACGACTTCGAGGAGCAGTACGCGCACCGCTTCGACACACTGACGCCACGCCAGGTGGTGGCGTCGGCGGCGGCCAAGGGGCCGGAGTTCGGGCCGGGCTGCCGGCAGGACTACCTGAACATCAACTACACGATCCTCGGCCTGCTCATCGAGAAGGTGACGGGTCACTCGTACGCCTCCGAGGCCACGCGGCTCGTCCTGCGCCCCGCGGGTATGCGGGACACCTACTTCCCCGGCACCGACCCGCGGATCCGCGGCCCGCACAATCACGGCTACCAGGCGGTGCGCGGGGCCGACGGCACGGCACGCCTCGTCGACGTCACCGACTGGAACCAGGCGGACCGCTGGGCGGCCGGTGACATGATCTCCACGACCGCCGACCTGGAACGGCTCCTGCACTCGCTGTTCCGCGGCCGTATCGTGCCGGGGCCGCAGCTGCGGGAGATGTTCACGGTCCCGGCGGGCATCGAGGGCGCCACCTACAGCGCGGGCCTCCAGCGCTTCGAGTACGACGGCCGGGTGTACTGGATCAAGACCGGCGCCCGGTACGGCTACAGCGCCGTGCTCGGCGCGACCCGCGATCTGAGCCGCACCCTCGTCTACTCGGTCAACTCCACGGATGCCAAGGGCGAGTCCATGAACCCGGTGGCCGAACGCATCGCGCTGGCGGCACTCAGGTAG
- a CDS encoding adenosine deaminase — MTDQYAPRDPHTLLDPQAPRDRQAFIAGLPKAELHVHHVGSASPRIVSELAARHPDSKVPTDPEALTDYFTFTDFAHFIEVYLSVVDLIRTPEDVRLLTYEVARDLARQQVRYAELTITPFSSTRRGIDERAFMDAIEDARKAAESEFGTVLRWCFDIPGEAGLESAEETARLATDDRLRPEGLVSFGLGGPEIGVPRPQFKPYFDRAIAAGLRSVPHAGETTGPQTVWDALTELRAERIGHGTSSAQDPKLLAHLAEHRIPLEVCPTSNIATRAVRTIEEHPIKEFARAGVLVTVNSDDPPMFGTDLNNEYAVAGRLLDLDEPGLAELAKNAVHASFMDAAGKARVAEEIDAYTARWLAP, encoded by the coding sequence TTGACCGACCAGTACGCACCCCGTGACCCGCACACGCTGCTCGACCCGCAGGCGCCGCGTGACCGGCAGGCCTTCATCGCCGGACTGCCCAAGGCCGAACTGCACGTGCACCACGTCGGCTCCGCCTCCCCCCGGATCGTCTCCGAGCTGGCCGCCCGCCACCCCGACTCCAAGGTGCCCACCGACCCCGAGGCCCTGACCGACTACTTCACCTTCACGGACTTCGCCCACTTCATCGAGGTGTACCTGTCCGTCGTGGACCTGATCCGCACCCCGGAGGACGTCCGGCTGCTGACCTACGAGGTGGCCCGCGACCTGGCCCGGCAGCAGGTCCGCTACGCGGAGCTCACCATCACGCCGTTCTCCTCCACCCGGCGGGGCATCGACGAGCGCGCCTTCATGGACGCGATCGAGGACGCCCGCAAGGCGGCGGAGTCCGAGTTCGGGACCGTACTGCGCTGGTGCTTCGACATCCCCGGCGAGGCCGGACTGGAGTCGGCCGAGGAGACCGCCCGGCTCGCCACCGACGACCGGCTGCGCCCGGAGGGCCTGGTCTCGTTCGGACTCGGCGGGCCCGAGATCGGAGTACCGCGGCCCCAGTTCAAGCCCTACTTCGACCGGGCGATCGCCGCCGGGCTGCGCTCCGTTCCGCACGCCGGCGAGACCACCGGGCCCCAGACGGTGTGGGACGCGCTGACCGAGCTGCGTGCCGAGCGCATCGGCCACGGCACCAGCTCCGCCCAGGACCCGAAGCTGCTCGCCCACCTCGCCGAGCACCGCATCCCGCTGGAGGTCTGCCCGACCTCCAACATCGCCACCCGGGCGGTGCGCACCATCGAGGAGCACCCCATCAAGGAGTTCGCCCGCGCCGGGGTCCTCGTCACGGTCAACTCCGACGACCCGCCGATGTTCGGCACGGACCTCAACAACGAGTACGCCGTGGCCGGCCGGCTGCTCGACCTCGACGAGCCCGGTCTGGCCGAGCTGGCCAAGAACGCGGTGCACGCCTCCTTCATGGACGCGGCCGGCAAGGCCCGCGTCGCGGAGGAGATCGACGCCTACACCGCACGGTGGCTCGCGCCCTGA
- a CDS encoding gamma-aminobutyraldehyde dehydrogenase, producing MSTELGRLRKLRNYIDGEFRDAADGRTTEVVNPATGDAYATAPLSGQADVDAAMAAAAAAFPGWRDTTPAERQKALLKIADAFEERAEELIAAEVENTGKPIGLTRSEEIPPMVDQIRFFAGAARMLEGRSAGEYMDGMTSIVRREPIGVCAQVAPWNYPMMMAVWKFAPALAAGNTVVLKPSDTTPASTVLIADIIGSVLPKGVFNVICGDRDTGRLMVEHPTPAMASITGSVRAGMSVAESASKDLKRVHLELGGKAPVVVFEDTDIDKAVEDISVAGFFNAGQDCTAATRVLVHESIHDAFVSALAKAAAETKTGQPDDEDVLFGPLNNPNQLKQVAGFIERLPAHAKVEAGGHQVGDKGYFYAPTVVSGLKQDDEIIQREVFGPVITVQSFSDEDQAVEWANGVEYALASSVWTKDHSRAMRMSKRLDFGCVWINTHIPLVAEMPHGGFKKSGYGKDLSAYGFEDYTRIKHVMTSLDA from the coding sequence GTGAGCACCGAGCTGGGACGGCTGCGCAAGCTCCGTAACTACATCGACGGCGAGTTCCGCGACGCCGCCGACGGACGGACCACCGAGGTGGTCAACCCCGCGACCGGCGACGCGTACGCGACCGCGCCGCTCTCCGGGCAGGCGGACGTCGACGCCGCCATGGCCGCCGCCGCCGCGGCCTTCCCGGGCTGGCGCGACACCACCCCGGCCGAGCGCCAGAAGGCTCTGCTGAAGATCGCGGACGCCTTCGAGGAGCGCGCCGAGGAACTGATCGCGGCCGAGGTGGAGAACACGGGCAAGCCCATCGGGCTGACCCGCTCCGAGGAGATCCCGCCGATGGTCGACCAGATCCGCTTCTTCGCGGGTGCGGCGCGGATGCTCGAGGGCCGCTCGGCCGGCGAGTACATGGACGGGATGACCTCGATCGTCCGCCGCGAGCCGATCGGCGTCTGCGCGCAGGTCGCGCCGTGGAACTACCCGATGATGATGGCCGTGTGGAAGTTCGCCCCGGCGCTCGCCGCGGGCAACACGGTGGTGCTGAAGCCGTCGGACACCACCCCCGCCTCCACGGTCCTGATCGCCGACATCATCGGTTCGGTCCTGCCCAAGGGCGTCTTCAACGTCATCTGCGGCGACCGCGACACCGGCCGTCTGATGGTGGAGCACCCGACCCCGGCGATGGCCTCCATCACCGGCTCCGTGCGCGCCGGCATGTCGGTCGCCGAGTCGGCCTCCAAGGACCTCAAGCGGGTCCACCTGGAGCTGGGCGGCAAGGCCCCGGTCGTGGTCTTCGAGGACACCGACATCGACAAGGCCGTCGAGGACATCTCGGTCGCCGGCTTCTTCAACGCCGGCCAGGACTGCACGGCCGCCACCCGCGTCCTCGTGCACGAGTCCATCCACGACGCCTTCGTCTCCGCGCTCGCCAAGGCCGCGGCCGAGACGAAGACCGGGCAGCCGGACGACGAGGACGTCCTGTTCGGCCCGCTCAACAACCCCAACCAGCTCAAGCAGGTGGCCGGCTTCATCGAGCGGCTGCCCGCCCACGCCAAGGTCGAGGCCGGCGGCCACCAGGTCGGCGACAAGGGCTACTTCTACGCCCCGACCGTCGTCTCGGGCCTGAAGCAGGACGACGAGATCATCCAGAGGGAGGTCTTCGGCCCGGTCATCACCGTGCAGTCCTTCTCGGACGAGGACCAGGCCGTGGAGTGGGCCAACGGCGTCGAGTACGCGCTGGCCTCCTCGGTGTGGACCAAGGACCACTCCCGCGCCATGCGGATGTCCAAGAGGCTCGACTTCGGCTGCGTGTGGATCAACACCCACATCCCGCTGGTCGCCGAGATGCCGCACGGCGGCTTCAAGAAGTCCGGCTACGGCAAGGACCTGTCGGCGTACGGCTTCGAGGACTACACGCGGATCAAGCACGTCATGACGTCGCTCGACGCGTGA
- a CDS encoding NADAR family protein: protein MGNIDSWQALTREVSAGRRVRYLHFWGHRPHPDGRVGPSCLSQWWPSPFTVDAVPYATAEHWMMAGKARLFADAEAERRVLAARHPAEAKKEGRLVRGFDERVWERERFRIVVEGSVHKFAAHPALREFLLATGERVLVEASPVDRIWGIGLAAGDEAAADPERWRGPNLLGFALMEARERLRAGTRAS from the coding sequence ATGGGGAACATCGACTCCTGGCAGGCTCTGACCAGGGAAGTCAGCGCGGGAAGGCGCGTGCGCTACCTGCACTTCTGGGGACATCGGCCGCACCCGGACGGCCGGGTCGGACCGAGCTGTCTGAGTCAGTGGTGGCCGTCGCCGTTCACCGTGGACGCGGTGCCGTACGCGACCGCGGAGCACTGGATGATGGCCGGCAAGGCGCGGCTGTTCGCGGACGCGGAGGCGGAGCGGCGGGTGCTGGCCGCGCGGCATCCGGCCGAGGCCAAGAAGGAGGGGCGGCTCGTGCGCGGCTTCGACGAGCGCGTATGGGAGCGCGAGCGGTTCCGGATCGTGGTGGAGGGCAGCGTCCACAAGTTCGCCGCCCACCCCGCGCTGCGCGAGTTTCTGCTGGCCACGGGCGAGCGCGTGCTGGTAGAAGCCAGTCCGGTGGACCGGATATGGGGCATCGGACTGGCCGCGGGCGACGAGGCGGCGGCCGATCCGGAGCGCTGGCGCGGGCCGAACCTGCTGGGCTTCGCCCTGATGGAGGCACGCGAGCGGCTGCGGGCCGGTACGCGGGCGAGCTGA
- a CDS encoding DUF4190 domain-containing protein — protein MTDGTQAGGGAGAEDPWAPPGNRPSLEKNPPAPDQPFGPDQPSGFPPPSVHDQETMISMPGAGFPPPGFGAPTAGSVPPPPVAPTGPGVPTGPVPGGYGYPAYPAAGHGWPGMPMPAQNGMGTAAMVLGILSCVGFCFYGIFSVVLGVLAVVFGVKGRRKADRGEANNRGQAQAGLITGIIGIVLGLVTIALLVVGVVYVNTVEVSDSSQDEGARAPLPAVTVLTGR, from the coding sequence ATGACGGACGGAACGCAGGCCGGCGGTGGCGCGGGAGCCGAGGATCCGTGGGCGCCGCCCGGTAACAGACCCTCTCTGGAGAAGAACCCGCCGGCCCCGGACCAGCCTTTCGGGCCGGATCAGCCGTCCGGCTTCCCCCCGCCCTCCGTGCACGACCAGGAGACGATGATCTCGATGCCGGGGGCCGGTTTCCCGCCGCCCGGCTTCGGCGCCCCCACCGCGGGCTCCGTACCGCCGCCGCCCGTCGCGCCCACCGGTCCGGGCGTGCCCACCGGCCCGGTCCCCGGCGGGTACGGCTACCCCGCGTATCCGGCAGCGGGCCATGGCTGGCCCGGCATGCCGATGCCCGCGCAGAACGGGATGGGCACCGCCGCCATGGTGCTCGGCATCCTGTCCTGCGTGGGGTTCTGCTTCTACGGCATCTTCAGCGTGGTGCTCGGGGTCCTCGCCGTGGTCTTCGGCGTCAAGGGCCGTCGGAAGGCCGATCGCGGTGAGGCCAACAATCGCGGCCAGGCCCAGGCCGGCCTGATCACGGGAATCATCGGTATCGTCCTCGGCCTCGTCACGATCGCCCTGCTGGTCGTCGGCGTCGTCTATGTCAACACCGTCGAGGTCTCGGACAGCTCCCAGGACGAGGGCGCCCGCGCCCCCCTGCCGGCCGTGACCGTCCTGACCGGCCGCTGA
- a CDS encoding Lrp/AsnC family transcriptional regulator, whose amino-acid sequence MVVPSRSAEQRDSRESRNGSSPNLDTVSLAIIEQLQEDGRRPYAAIGKAVGLSEAAVRQRVQKLLDQGVMQIVAVTDPLTVGFRRQAMVGINVEGDTESVADALTGMSEVEYVVMTAGSFDILAEIVCEDDDQLLDVINKRIRALPGVRSTESFVYLKLKKQTYMWGTR is encoded by the coding sequence ATGGTCGTGCCCAGTCGAAGCGCAGAGCAGAGGGACTCCCGCGAGTCCAGGAACGGCAGCAGCCCGAACCTGGACACCGTCTCCCTCGCCATCATCGAGCAGTTGCAGGAGGACGGCCGCCGTCCGTACGCCGCCATCGGCAAGGCCGTCGGCCTGTCCGAGGCCGCCGTGCGCCAGCGCGTCCAGAAGCTGCTCGACCAGGGCGTGATGCAGATCGTCGCCGTGACCGACCCGCTCACCGTTGGCTTCCGCCGGCAGGCGATGGTCGGGATCAACGTCGAGGGCGACACGGAGTCCGTGGCCGACGCTCTGACCGGCATGTCGGAAGTCGAGTACGTGGTGATGACCGCGGGCTCGTTCGACATCCTCGCCGAGATCGTCTGCGAGGACGACGACCAGCTGCTGGACGTCATCAACAAACGCATCCGGGCGCTGCCCGGCGTGCGCTCCACCGAGAGCTTCGTCTACCTCAAGCTCAAGAAGCAGACCTACATGTGGGGAACCCGATAA
- a CDS encoding polyamine ABC transporter substrate-binding protein, whose translation MEQYEPDRLTPAQLAAVRRSFRNGRAAFSRRSLLRASAGGALTVGGLGALSACGIPPAGQAQGGTSAEDHSAKEKVVNFSNWPVYIDVDKSGKQHPTLDEFTRQTGIKVKYTEDVNDNNEFFGKVKPQLAAGQDTGRDLIVVTDWLAARLIRLGWVQKLDSANLPHAFANLSEQYRSPDWDPGRAYSYAWQGVSTVVAYNKKALDGIEVKSVSDLLDNPKLKGRVSFLSEMRDTMGMTLLDMGKDPAKFTDDDFDAAIARLQKAVDKGQIRRFTGNDYTSDLTKGDIAACVAWGGDIVQLQEDSADVDYVIPDAGWLTSTDNLLIPNKARHKANAERLIDFYFQPRQAAQLSAYVAFMSPVDGAKEELAKIDKAAAENPLIIPTKDMVAKAHSFRALSDKEEAAYEAKFAKLTGA comes from the coding sequence ATGGAGCAGTACGAGCCCGACCGCCTCACCCCGGCCCAGTTGGCCGCCGTGCGGCGCAGCTTCCGCAACGGCAGGGCCGCTTTCAGCCGCCGTTCGCTGCTGCGCGCCTCAGCGGGCGGCGCGCTCACGGTCGGGGGACTCGGGGCGCTGAGCGCCTGCGGGATCCCCCCGGCCGGCCAGGCACAGGGCGGCACCTCCGCCGAGGATCACTCGGCCAAGGAGAAGGTCGTGAACTTCTCCAACTGGCCCGTGTACATCGACGTGGACAAGAGCGGCAAGCAGCACCCCACGCTCGACGAGTTCACCCGGCAGACCGGCATCAAGGTCAAGTACACCGAGGACGTCAACGACAACAACGAGTTCTTCGGGAAGGTCAAGCCGCAGCTCGCCGCCGGCCAGGACACCGGCCGCGACCTCATCGTCGTCACCGACTGGCTGGCCGCGCGGCTGATCCGCCTGGGCTGGGTGCAGAAGCTGGACTCGGCGAACCTGCCGCACGCCTTCGCCAACCTGTCCGAGCAGTACCGCAGTCCGGACTGGGACCCGGGGCGCGCCTACTCCTACGCGTGGCAGGGTGTGTCGACCGTCGTCGCCTACAACAAGAAGGCGCTCGACGGCATCGAGGTCAAGTCGGTCTCCGACCTGCTGGACAACCCCAAGCTCAAGGGCCGGGTCTCGTTCCTGTCCGAGATGCGGGACACCATGGGCATGACCCTGCTCGACATGGGCAAGGACCCGGCCAAGTTCACCGACGACGACTTCGACGCGGCGATCGCCCGCCTCCAGAAGGCCGTCGACAAGGGGCAGATCCGGCGCTTCACCGGCAACGACTACACCTCCGACCTGACCAAGGGCGACATCGCCGCCTGCGTCGCCTGGGGCGGGGACATCGTCCAGCTCCAGGAGGACAGCGCCGACGTCGACTACGTCATCCCGGACGCCGGCTGGCTCACGTCCACCGACAACCTGCTGATCCCGAACAAGGCCCGGCACAAGGCCAACGCCGAGCGGCTGATCGACTTCTACTTCCAGCCGAGGCAGGCCGCTCAGCTCTCCGCCTACGTCGCCTTCATGAGCCCCGTCGACGGGGCGAAGGAGGAACTGGCCAAGATCGACAAGGCGGCGGCGGAGAACCCGCTGATCATCCCCACCAAGGACATGGTGGCCAAGGCCCACTCCTTCCGCGCCTTGAGCGACAAGGAAGAGGCGGCCTACGAAGCGAAGTTCGCGAAGCTCACAGGGGCGTGA
- a CDS encoding gamma-aminobutyraldehyde dehydrogenase, protein MYNPGTTPDRFPAQDRFADGAQYISGRLTKGTSGSSHAVVDPATGDEVFTYELAGPEDVDAAVAAAREAFPGWAGATPGDRSDALHRFAAVLADRAEDFARAESLQCGKPLKLTREFDVPGTIDNAAFFAGAARHLQGQAAGEFSGDHTSYVRREPIGVVGSIAPWNYPLQMAAWKILPAVAAGNTIVLKPAELTPLTSLMFAQAATDAGIPDGVINIVTGTGRVAGEHLIGHPDVAMTSFTGSTAVGKRVAEIATATVKRLHLELGGKAPFVVFDDADLEAAVNGAVAGALINTGQDCTAATRVYVQRPLYEEFVARTAALMETVRLGDPFAAGTDLGPLISHVQRDRVAGFVDRARAYARVVTGGEAPRGALEAGAYYRPTLVADAAQDSEIVQSEIFGPVLVVLPFDSDDEGIRLANDTPYGLAASAWSRDVYRANRATREIKAGCVWVNDHIPIISEMPHGGYKQSGFGKDMSSYSFEEYTQIKHVMFDNTAVARKDWHRTIFGDR, encoded by the coding sequence ATGTACAACCCGGGCACAACCCCGGACCGATTCCCGGCGCAGGACCGCTTCGCGGACGGCGCGCAGTACATCTCCGGCCGGCTGACCAAGGGCACCTCGGGCAGCAGCCACGCGGTCGTCGACCCTGCCACCGGCGACGAGGTCTTCACCTACGAGCTGGCCGGCCCCGAGGACGTCGACGCCGCGGTGGCCGCCGCGCGCGAGGCGTTCCCGGGCTGGGCGGGCGCCACGCCCGGCGACCGCTCGGACGCGCTGCACCGCTTCGCGGCCGTGCTCGCCGACCGGGCGGAGGACTTCGCCCGCGCCGAGTCTCTCCAGTGCGGCAAGCCGCTGAAGCTGACCCGCGAGTTCGACGTGCCGGGCACGATCGACAACGCCGCCTTCTTCGCGGGCGCCGCCCGGCACCTCCAGGGTCAGGCGGCCGGCGAGTTCTCCGGCGACCACACGTCCTACGTGCGCCGTGAGCCCATCGGTGTCGTCGGCTCCATCGCGCCCTGGAACTACCCGCTCCAGATGGCCGCCTGGAAGATCCTCCCGGCCGTCGCCGCGGGCAACACCATCGTGCTCAAGCCCGCCGAGCTGACCCCGCTGACCTCGCTGATGTTCGCCCAGGCCGCCACCGACGCGGGAATCCCGGACGGCGTGATCAACATCGTCACCGGCACCGGCAGGGTGGCGGGCGAGCACCTGATCGGCCACCCGGACGTGGCCATGACGTCCTTCACCGGCTCCACCGCCGTCGGCAAGCGGGTCGCCGAGATCGCCACGGCGACCGTCAAGCGCCTGCACCTGGAACTCGGCGGCAAGGCGCCCTTCGTGGTCTTCGACGACGCCGACCTGGAGGCCGCTGTCAACGGAGCGGTCGCGGGCGCGCTCATCAACACCGGGCAGGACTGCACGGCCGCCACGCGCGTATACGTGCAGCGTCCCCTGTACGAGGAGTTCGTCGCGCGGACGGCCGCCCTGATGGAGACCGTCCGGCTGGGCGACCCGTTCGCCGCCGGCACCGACCTCGGCCCGCTGATCTCGCACGTCCAGCGCGACCGCGTCGCCGGTTTCGTCGACCGGGCGCGTGCCTACGCGCGCGTGGTCACCGGCGGTGAGGCTCCCCGGGGCGCCCTCGAGGCCGGGGCGTACTATCGCCCCACTCTCGTCGCGGACGCGGCGCAGGACAGCGAGATCGTCCAGTCGGAGATCTTCGGTCCGGTACTGGTCGTACTGCCGTTCGACAGTGATGATGAGGGGATCCGTCTGGCCAACGACACTCCGTACGGTCTGGCGGCCTCGGCGTGGAGCCGGGACGTCTACCGGGCCAACCGCGCGACGCGGGAGATCAAGGCGGGGTGCGTATGGGTCAACGACCACATTCCGATCATCAGCGAGATGCCGCACGGCGGTTATAAGCAGTCCGGCTTCGGCAAGGACATGTCCTCGTACTCGTTCGAGGAATACACGCAGATCAAGCACGTCATGTTCGACAACACGGCGGTGGCCCGCAAGGACTGGCACCGCACGATCTTCGGGGACCGATAG
- a CDS encoding glycerophosphodiester phosphodiesterase produces MQTVTAVAHRGDPYRFRENTVGSLRSAFGQGADAVEIDVRLTRDGVPVLLHDESLKRLWAHDRPLHALSAAEVRDVTDGLVPTLEDALTATGDGRVMIDLPGPARPRAVRRIVDVVEACGARDRVYYCAGAEAMLAVRAADPAAEIALTWTTLASPRAGLLDAVRPRWLNYRFTLVDRDLAARVHRDGYLLSVWTPDTRRSLRRLLDLGVDSITTNRVDLLHTLRTGQTAAP; encoded by the coding sequence ATGCAGACCGTGACCGCCGTGGCACACCGCGGCGACCCCTACCGCTTCCGCGAGAACACCGTCGGCTCGCTGCGCTCCGCGTTCGGCCAGGGCGCGGACGCGGTCGAGATCGACGTACGGCTGACCCGGGACGGTGTTCCGGTGCTGCTCCACGACGAGTCGCTGAAGCGGCTGTGGGCCCATGACCGGCCGCTGCACGCGCTGTCCGCGGCGGAGGTGCGCGACGTGACGGACGGTCTGGTGCCCACGCTGGAGGACGCGCTCACCGCGACGGGCGACGGCCGGGTGATGATCGACCTGCCGGGCCCGGCCCGCCCGCGGGCGGTGCGGCGGATCGTCGACGTGGTCGAGGCGTGCGGGGCCCGGGACCGCGTGTACTACTGCGCGGGCGCGGAGGCCATGCTCGCGGTGCGCGCCGCCGACCCGGCCGCCGAGATCGCGCTGACCTGGACGACCCTCGCGTCGCCGCGGGCCGGGCTGCTGGACGCGGTGCGGCCCCGGTGGCTGAACTACCGCTTCACGCTGGTGGACCGGGACCTCGCCGCCCGTGTCCACCGCGACGGCTACCTGCTGTCCGTCTGGACCCCCGACACCCGCCGCTCCCTGCGCCGTCTGCTCGACCTGGGCGTCGACTCGATCACGACCAATCGCGTCGATCTGCTGCACACCCTGCGCACCGGGCAAACGGCGGCACCGTAG
- a CDS encoding ABC transporter substrate-binding protein, with amino-acid sequence MPKTPKTPPLSRRSLLRALGGTAALGALAGCGVPAAYVQPGDRAIPDASATDHRLNWANWPLYIDTDDKHPNRRPTLEAFEKRTGIAVDYVEEINDNDEFFGKISPSLMNHQDPGRDLVVISDWLCARFVRLGWVQEMDRARQPQVAKYLDPLLRDPAFDPGRKFTMPYQSGITGIAYNRRKLGREIRQVSDLWAGDLKGRVTLLSGLDEAFALLMQANGVDITKWRTRDFDKVCDQVERQVHTGQIRRFTGNDYTKDLVSGDVLACQAYSGDVIQLQADNPDIRFVVPEEGAELWSDSWMIPNRAGHKANAERLIDYYYDPEVAAELATWVNYVCPVPAAQGVLADSKDKDTAELAENPLIFPDATMRKRLAIARDMSSEERVDFAKRWNAIVGL; translated from the coding sequence GTGCCCAAGACTCCGAAGACGCCCCCGCTCTCCCGCCGGTCCCTGCTGCGCGCCCTGGGCGGCACGGCCGCGCTCGGTGCGCTCGCCGGCTGCGGGGTGCCCGCCGCCTACGTCCAGCCCGGTGACCGCGCCATCCCGGACGCCTCCGCCACCGATCACCGGCTGAACTGGGCGAACTGGCCGCTCTACATCGACACCGACGACAAGCACCCGAACAGGCGGCCCACTCTGGAGGCCTTCGAGAAGCGCACGGGCATCGCCGTCGACTACGTCGAGGAGATCAACGACAACGACGAGTTCTTCGGCAAGATCAGCCCGTCGCTGATGAACCATCAGGATCCGGGCCGCGATCTCGTCGTGATCAGCGACTGGCTGTGCGCGCGGTTCGTCCGGCTGGGCTGGGTGCAGGAGATGGACCGTGCCCGTCAGCCGCAGGTGGCCAAGTACCTCGACCCGTTGCTGCGCGACCCCGCCTTCGACCCGGGCCGCAAGTTCACGATGCCGTACCAGTCGGGCATCACCGGCATCGCCTACAACCGCCGCAAGCTCGGCCGCGAGATCCGCCAGGTCTCCGACCTGTGGGCGGGCGACCTCAAGGGCCGCGTCACGCTGCTGTCCGGCCTGGACGAGGCGTTCGCCCTGCTGATGCAGGCCAACGGCGTGGACATCACCAAGTGGAGGACCCGCGACTTCGACAAGGTCTGCGACCAGGTGGAGCGGCAGGTCCACACGGGCCAGATCCGCCGCTTCACCGGCAACGACTACACCAAGGACCTGGTCAGCGGGGACGTCCTGGCCTGCCAGGCCTATTCGGGCGACGTGATCCAGCTCCAGGCCGACAACCCCGACATCCGCTTCGTCGTGCCCGAGGAGGGCGCCGAACTGTGGTCGGACTCCTGGATGATCCCCAACCGGGCCGGCCACAAGGCCAACGCGGAACGCCTGATCGACTACTACTACGACCCCGAGGTGGCCGCGGAACTCGCCACCTGGGTCAACTACGTCTGCCCCGTCCCTGCGGCCCAGGGCGTGCTCGCCGACTCCAAGGACAAGGACACCGCCGAACTCGCCGAGAACCCGCTGATCTTCCCCGACGCGACCATGCGCAAGCGCCTCGCCATCGCCCGCGACATGTCCTCCGAGGAACGCGTGGACTTCGCCAAGCGCTGGAACGCCATCGTCGGCCTGTAG